The bacterium genome includes a window with the following:
- a CDS encoding sugar ABC transporter substrate-binding protein — MIFKIIEDSFKRKRMIRKLLPVYICLLISFLIILFGSCQSGGNHSGSGEMIYWSSNNQDEINLAREVVAEWNSLHPDMKVKHQPVPEGESSEEVILAAVVGKTTPDIYSNMWPGDVASYVRAHQLVNFDGFADFDSVASDRYSSDIIEQSRSKNGHIYQILWKTNPVMLIFNTTMFKDAGVAEPGTYSEYLEAGRRISRDTNGDGYVDRWVGIAGIRARWRDRLFDFYPLYIAASGGKTLLENGKVAFDNKYAVGVFKFYRDIYKNNYFPKEFTTGRRDFFLSGLVGSRVVGPWEIVHTEKFKSKDFHYDFIHVPVPDSTRKPIYTYGDMKSIVIFKNSKHPREAWKFIQFMINRENDLRLLKLATQLPLRHDILKDPFYKKYFKNHPKMIKFALQEKYIKNVDESPTLKEVFDAISQEFEACVVYGAKTPEQAVHDAAVRARLVLE; from the coding sequence ATGATTTTTAAAATAATTGAAGATTCTTTTAAAAGAAAAAGAATGATCAGAAAACTTCTGCCTGTTTATATTTGTCTTCTCATTAGTTTCCTGATTATCCTGTTTGGTTCATGCCAGTCAGGAGGGAATCATTCGGGATCAGGGGAGATGATCTACTGGTCATCCAATAATCAGGATGAAATCAATCTTGCGAGAGAGGTTGTTGCCGAGTGGAATTCCCTCCATCCTGATATGAAAGTGAAACATCAGCCTGTGCCTGAAGGTGAGTCCAGCGAAGAGGTGATTCTCGCTGCAGTGGTGGGAAAGACAACACCTGACATTTATTCAAATATGTGGCCGGGAGATGTTGCCTCTTATGTACGTGCACACCAGCTTGTTAATTTTGACGGGTTTGCTGATTTTGATTCTGTGGCCTCTGATAGATACAGCAGTGACATTATTGAGCAGTCACGGTCAAAGAACGGACATATTTATCAGATTCTCTGGAAAACTAATCCTGTGATGCTGATTTTTAACACAACAATGTTTAAAGATGCAGGTGTAGCTGAGCCCGGAACATACTCTGAATATCTCGAAGCAGGCAGAAGAATCAGCCGTGATACTAACGGTGACGGCTATGTGGACAGATGGGTAGGTATTGCAGGTATCCGGGCAAGGTGGAGAGACAGGCTTTTTGATTTTTACCCTCTCTATATTGCGGCATCCGGCGGTAAAACCCTTTTGGAAAACGGAAAGGTGGCCTTTGACAATAAGTACGCTGTGGGCGTTTTTAAATTCTATCGTGATATTTATAAAAACAACTATTTCCCGAAAGAATTTACAACCGGACGCAGGGATTTTTTCCTGTCAGGATTGGTAGGTTCCAGAGTGGTCGGGCCGTGGGAAATCGTACATACTGAAAAGTTTAAATCTAAAGATTTTCATTATGACTTTATCCATGTGCCGGTTCCGGACAGCACACGGAAACCGATCTATACTTATGGAGATATGAAAAGTATTGTTATTTTTAAAAATTCAAAGCACCCCCGCGAAGCATGGAAATTTATCCAGTTCATGATTAACAGGGAGAATGACCTGAGGCTTTTGAAATTGGCTACTCAGCTACCCTTACGGCATGATATACTTAAGGACCCTTTTTACAAAAAGTATTTTAAAAATCATCCTAAAATGATTAAATTTGCCCTGCAGGAGAAATATATTAAAAATGTGGATGAATCGCCGACACTGAAAGAGGTGTTTGACGCTATTTCTCAGGAGTTTGAAGCATGTGTAGTTTACGGAGCCAAAACGC